Proteins encoded in a region of the Niveispirillum cyanobacteriorum genome:
- a CDS encoding glycosyl hydrolase 115 family protein encodes MEGGAAAAYDYAKNPDLVREYWRDRLRSNGSFENVYTLGMRGIHDSGIVGVEGWRHSAPS; translated from the coding sequence GTGGAGGGGGGGGCGGCGGCGGCCTATGATTATGCGAAGAACCCCGACCTTGTCCGTGAATATTGGCGTGACCGATTACGGTCAAATGGCAGCTTTGAGAATGTCTACACGCTGGGCATGCGCGGCATCCATGACAGTGGCATTGTCGGGGTGGAAGGGTGGAGGCACAGCGCACCCTCTTGA
- a CDS encoding glycosyl hydrolase 115 family protein encodes MEAQRTLLNRIIADQRRLLAQNVSPDIERLPQVFTPYKEVLALYRAGLDLPDDVTLVWPDDNFGYIRQFPNAAERSRTGGSGVYYHLSYLGAPLSHLWLSTVPPSLIALEMSRAYDLGARTLWVANVGDIKPAETNIDLFTSMAWDMEGFRRRVEHRGSFATGRPDVRRGAGAGCRGHSNPASPAEF; translated from the coding sequence GTGGAGGCACAGCGCACCCTCTTGAACCGCATCATCGCCGATCAGCGCCGGCTGCTGGCCCAGAATGTCAGTCCCGATATAGAGCGGCTGCCGCAGGTCTTCACGCCGTACAAGGAGGTACTGGCGCTATATCGGGCGGGTCTGGACCTGCCTGACGATGTCACCCTGGTCTGGCCTGATGACAATTTCGGCTATATCCGGCAGTTCCCTAACGCAGCTGAGCGGTCGCGGACGGGAGGATCGGGGGTCTATTATCACCTCTCATACCTGGGCGCACCGCTGTCGCATTTGTGGCTCTCGACGGTTCCGCCATCGCTGATCGCCTTGGAAATGAGCCGGGCCTACGATCTGGGTGCCCGCACGCTTTGGGTTGCCAATGTCGGCGATATCAAGCCGGCGGAAACCAACATTGATCTATTCACCAGCATGGCCTGGGATATGGAGGGGTTCCGGCGGCGGGTGGAGCACCGGGGTTCCTTCGCGACTGGTCGACCGGACGTTCGGCGAGGCGCTGGGGCCGGATGTCGCGGGCATTCTAACCCGGCATCACCGGCTGAATTTTGA